A genomic window from Ignavibacteriales bacterium includes:
- the pdhA gene encoding pyruvate dehydrogenase (acetyl-transferring) E1 component subunit alpha: MKSTAAVAPKQSHSKLLGLSRETLLSWYDDMLLVRRFEEKCAQLYGMGKIMGFCHLYNGQEAVSTGAIKGALNPDDYVITAYRDHGQAISKGVDPKAILAELLGKYTGTTKGKGGSMHIFDRATNFLGGHAIIGGHIPLASGVGFAIKYRGEKKVCLCFMGDGATNIGAFHEALNLAGLWKLPVIFIIENNKYAMGTAVERSSAVQDLHKKAIAYNIPSEVVNGMDVLEIYQKVKVAADRARTTYEPTLLEIETYRFRGHSMSDPVHGVYRSKDEVERLKQSDPILLFGETLKEEGVITEQFIDEAEQRIKSIVEECVEFAENSPEPPIEELWKDVYIEGKGE; this comes from the coding sequence ATGAAAAGTACTGCAGCGGTCGCTCCGAAACAAAGCCACTCGAAATTGCTCGGCCTGTCACGCGAAACCCTCCTCAGTTGGTACGATGACATGCTCCTTGTTCGCCGATTCGAGGAAAAGTGCGCCCAACTTTATGGGATGGGCAAGATTATGGGATTCTGCCATCTTTACAACGGCCAGGAGGCGGTGTCAACGGGGGCCATCAAGGGGGCACTCAATCCGGATGACTACGTCATCACCGCATACAGGGATCACGGGCAGGCGATTTCCAAGGGCGTTGACCCGAAAGCTATCCTGGCAGAGCTGCTCGGCAAGTATACCGGTACAACGAAGGGAAAAGGCGGGTCAATGCATATCTTTGACCGTGCAACGAACTTTCTTGGCGGACACGCGATCATCGGCGGACACATACCACTTGCCTCCGGCGTCGGTTTCGCCATCAAGTACCGCGGTGAAAAGAAGGTGTGCCTCTGCTTCATGGGGGACGGAGCAACCAATATCGGCGCCTTTCACGAGGCCCTGAATCTGGCGGGACTCTGGAAACTCCCGGTCATTTTCATCATTGAAAACAACAAGTACGCGATGGGTACAGCGGTCGAGCGGTCTTCTGCAGTCCAGGATCTTCACAAGAAAGCGATTGCCTACAACATCCCGAGCGAAGTTGTGAACGGGATGGATGTCCTCGAAATATATCAGAAAGTGAAAGTGGCTGCAGATCGGGCCCGAACCACGTATGAGCCCACTCTCCTCGAGATAGAAACGTATCGCTTTCGCGGTCATTCGATGTCCGATCCGGTTCATGGCGTTTATCGCTCAAAAGACGAAGTCGAGAGACTGAAGCAATCAGACCCCATCCTTCTGTTCGGCGAGACACTGAAAGAAGAGGGCGTCATCACAGAGCAATTTATTGACGAAGCCGAACAACGCATCAAATCAATTGTCGAAGAGTGCGTCGAATTCGCTGAGAACAGCCCGGAACCCCCCATTGAGGAACTTTGGAAAGATGTCTACATCGAAGGGAAGGGGGAATAA
- a CDS encoding pyruvate dehydrogenase complex E1 component subunit beta: MAIVSLREAINQAIDEEMARDERVFLMGEEVANYQGAYKVSQGLLQKWGAKRIVDTPIAEAGFAGVGVGAAMVGLRPIVEFMTWNFSLVAYDQIVNNAAKMLSMSGGNFHVPIVFRGPGGAAHGLGATHSQALESIYAHFPGLKVVMPSNCKDAKGLLKTSIRDDNPIVFIESEVMYGDKGEIPDGEYTIPLGVGEIKKEGKDLTIVSWSKILALVVLKAVDVLQEELNISIEVIDPRTIRPMDYDIIVNSVKKTNRLVIVEEGWPFAGVGAQISHEISSRAFDYLDAPVERVTQEDVPLPYAHDLEKFSIPNLDKIRTAVKKVLYID; this comes from the coding sequence ATGGCCATTGTGAGTTTGCGTGAAGCGATCAACCAGGCAATCGACGAGGAAATGGCTCGTGATGAGCGGGTATTCCTCATGGGCGAAGAAGTAGCGAACTATCAAGGGGCATACAAAGTGAGTCAGGGGTTGTTGCAGAAGTGGGGGGCCAAGCGCATCGTTGACACACCGATTGCGGAAGCCGGGTTTGCCGGCGTTGGGGTCGGCGCCGCGATGGTGGGACTTCGACCGATTGTGGAGTTCATGACGTGGAACTTCTCGCTTGTCGCGTATGACCAGATTGTCAACAACGCCGCCAAGATGCTCTCCATGTCGGGCGGAAACTTCCACGTCCCCATCGTTTTCCGGGGACCGGGCGGAGCCGCACACGGGCTCGGAGCGACTCATTCGCAGGCGCTCGAATCGATCTATGCGCACTTTCCCGGGCTCAAAGTTGTCATGCCTTCAAACTGCAAGGACGCCAAAGGGTTGCTCAAAACGTCGATCCGGGATGATAATCCGATCGTCTTCATCGAGAGCGAAGTCATGTATGGAGACAAGGGGGAGATTCCGGACGGCGAATACACGATCCCTCTGGGAGTCGGCGAGATCAAGAAGGAAGGCAAGGACCTGACTATCGTTTCGTGGTCGAAGATCCTGGCACTCGTCGTTCTCAAGGCCGTGGATGTTCTGCAGGAAGAGCTTAACATAAGTATCGAGGTGATTGATCCGCGCACGATCAGGCCGATGGACTATGACATCATCGTTAATTCGGTGAAGAAGACCAACCGGCTCGTGATTGTGGAAGAAGGCTGGCCCTTCGCAGGCGTTGGCGCCCAGATTTCACATGAAATCTCCTCCAGAGCCTTCGACTATCTCGATGCACCTGTTGAGCGGGTGACTCAGGAAGATGTTCCGCTCCCGTACGCACACGATCTGGAGAAATTCTCCATCCCCAATCTCGATAAAATCAGGACAGCGGTTAAAAAGGTTCTTTACATAGACTGA
- a CDS encoding dihydrolipoamide acetyltransferase family protein — translation MATKIMMPKLSDTMEEGVILKWLRKEGDKIKQGEIIAEIESDKADMELEAYDSGFLRKIVVAEGGKAPIGGLIAIIGGVDEDITPLLSGNAPVPAPNKADKTAPPILASVSSTTVAGQPTDGKTKASPLARRLAVEKKIDLSRVSGSGPQGRVIKRDLEGLSGTIAAPASRPIIPGTTEDVDLSPIRKTIAKRMAESKVTAPHFYETIEVDMDPAMTFRDQINAVTELKLSFTDIVIKATATALMKHPYVNATFLGDKMRQYHFAHIGIAVALEEGLVTPILRNCEQKKLDQINAELRDLADRARSRKLKPEEYTGATFTISNLGMFGVEQFAAIVNPPEGGILAVGTIVEKPVVKNGQIVIGHTMKMTLSADHRIIDGAVAARFLQDLKKIVENPASLTL, via the coding sequence ATGGCAACGAAAATCATGATGCCGAAGCTGAGTGACACGATGGAAGAAGGTGTCATCCTGAAGTGGCTTCGGAAAGAAGGGGATAAGATCAAGCAGGGCGAGATCATCGCCGAAATTGAATCGGACAAAGCCGACATGGAACTCGAGGCGTATGATTCCGGGTTCCTCCGCAAGATCGTCGTTGCCGAGGGAGGAAAGGCTCCCATCGGCGGACTGATAGCAATTATTGGCGGAGTTGATGAAGACATCACTCCCCTCCTCTCAGGGAACGCTCCTGTTCCTGCACCGAACAAAGCCGACAAAACGGCTCCCCCCATCCTGGCTTCCGTTTCGTCCACTACGGTTGCCGGTCAGCCGACGGACGGGAAGACCAAAGCGTCCCCTCTCGCCAGACGCCTGGCGGTCGAGAAGAAGATCGATCTTTCACGCGTTTCAGGCAGCGGACCTCAGGGACGTGTCATAAAGCGTGATCTTGAAGGGCTATCCGGGACAATCGCGGCACCAGCTTCACGTCCGATTATCCCCGGAACGACAGAAGATGTCGATCTCTCCCCCATCCGGAAAACCATTGCTAAGCGGATGGCGGAAAGCAAAGTTACCGCACCGCACTTCTATGAGACCATAGAGGTCGATATGGATCCCGCCATGACGTTCCGGGACCAGATCAATGCCGTGACGGAACTCAAACTGAGCTTCACCGACATCGTTATTAAAGCAACAGCAACCGCGCTGATGAAACATCCATATGTCAACGCCACTTTCCTTGGTGACAAGATGCGCCAGTATCATTTTGCGCACATCGGCATTGCGGTTGCACTCGAGGAAGGTCTTGTGACGCCCATTCTGCGCAACTGTGAGCAGAAAAAACTAGACCAGATCAACGCAGAGTTGCGCGATCTCGCAGACAGAGCCCGATCCCGGAAACTCAAACCCGAGGAGTACACCGGCGCGACGTTCACGATCAGCAATCTCGGCATGTTCGGCGTTGAGCAGTTTGCAGCAATCGTCAATCCGCCTGAGGGGGGAATCCTGGCAGTCGGGACAATCGTCGAAAAACCTGTTGTGAAAAATGGGCAGATTGTCATCGGCCATACGATGAAGATGACACTTTCCGCCGATCACAGGATCATTGACGGGGCTGTTGCTGCCCGCTTCCTGCAGGATCTCAAGAAGATCGTGGAGAATCCTGCTTCACTTACTCTTTGA
- a CDS encoding energy-coupling factor ABC transporter permease — translation MVLSIRRRITDEMSGAALPFVAFCIALNLSAGQITAALKIPLYLDSIGTVLVAVLVGPWAAVICGSAANLLAAAFGNPSMMFFIPVVAVIGAFTGFLARREWFRTWYLVALGGLLQGILAAIVSAPISAYLFSGVMMAGTDFVVLYFRSVGNTLLNSVLYQGLTSDPADKLVTYLIVFFLTKNLPQRLVSRLRGASNLRVPDKTT, via the coding sequence ATGGTTCTCTCTATTCGCCGGCGGATCACCGATGAGATGTCCGGCGCAGCACTCCCCTTCGTAGCATTCTGCATCGCTCTCAACCTCAGCGCTGGTCAGATCACCGCTGCACTCAAGATTCCTCTCTATCTCGACTCCATCGGCACAGTGCTCGTTGCCGTTCTGGTGGGACCCTGGGCGGCCGTCATCTGCGGAAGCGCCGCGAACCTCCTCGCTGCGGCTTTTGGAAACCCATCGATGATGTTCTTCATTCCTGTGGTCGCCGTGATCGGAGCATTCACGGGATTTCTTGCCAGGCGCGAGTGGTTCAGAACATGGTATCTTGTAGCGCTGGGGGGCTTGCTGCAGGGGATTCTCGCGGCGATCGTTTCGGCTCCCATTTCGGCCTACCTCTTTTCCGGAGTGATGATGGCGGGAACAGACTTCGTTGTCCTGTATTTTCGCTCGGTCGGCAATACTCTGCTCAACAGCGTGTTGTACCAAGGGTTAACATCTGATCCTGCCGACAAGCTTGTCACTTACCTTATCGTGTTCTTTCTGACAAAGAATCTCCCCCAGCGGCTCGTCAGCAGGCTCCGTGGCGCATCCAACCTCAGGGTTCCGGACAAAACGACGTGA
- a CDS encoding energy-coupling factor transporter transmembrane component T translates to MSTERLLSRKLAFVLLLWVCAFTLPWAVQASLCLVLIIARYAIPVLRPASLRAARAFSRFILYSVVVASLVIVLNAVLIKEGTVLTTTFGIPIHQEGMLFGARTASRLLLLSFSILLFFTSTPIPDFTRYLQHKGLPPSLVLVLLLTLHFLDQVPARIHQIFLAQQARGAPVDSGIVSRTKSLFSILSPLVLSSIVESVERGTALELRGFLQRPPSTQRRELDQSHKDWSTLLLIAVSGIILVYRMVQWLIG, encoded by the coding sequence GTGAGTACTGAACGACTCCTCTCACGAAAACTCGCTTTCGTTCTGCTGCTGTGGGTGTGTGCGTTCACACTTCCCTGGGCTGTCCAGGCTTCACTCTGCCTTGTGCTCATCATCGCACGGTACGCGATTCCGGTTCTTCGTCCCGCCTCATTGCGTGCGGCGAGAGCATTCTCCAGGTTTATACTCTACAGCGTCGTCGTCGCGTCACTGGTCATCGTGCTGAACGCTGTCCTGATCAAGGAAGGGACAGTGCTGACAACCACCTTCGGAATTCCGATTCATCAGGAAGGGATGCTCTTTGGTGCGCGGACCGCGTCGAGGCTCCTTCTTCTCTCATTTTCCATTTTGCTGTTCTTCACCTCCACGCCGATTCCAGATTTCACCCGTTATCTGCAGCACAAGGGCCTGCCGCCATCTCTCGTGCTTGTGCTTCTGCTGACGCTGCATTTCCTTGACCAGGTACCAGCGAGAATTCATCAAATCTTTCTCGCTCAACAGGCACGGGGCGCCCCCGTTGATTCAGGTATTGTCTCACGCACGAAATCGCTGTTTTCGATCCTCTCCCCTCTGGTGCTTTCGTCCATCGTGGAAAGCGTCGAACGAGGAACCGCTCTCGAGCTTCGTGGATTCCTTCAAAGACCACCATCGACACAGAGACGCGAGTTGGACCAATCTCACAAGGACTGGTCTACGCTGCTGCTCATTGCTGTCAGTGGTATCATACTCGTTTACCGGATGGTGCAATGGCTGATCGGATAA
- a CDS encoding ABC transporter ATP-binding protein — translation MADRITLTSFSLRYSEAAAEVLSSISLDVTGGTCCAILGPTGAGKSSLQQCLAGTMRRHHPECVSSGSIQIGDSSFAGLPSNILFPTVGLVLQDPHVQISGVRDTVLDEVLFTLENTGQVPDDPEAELLPLLRNLGIDHLATRKPTSLSGGETQRVALATILVAKPRVLLLDEPTTALDLAAQDKLRGILKSMKVTTTIVLADTQLDFALGICDQIVVLDRGRIVFDGTPGAFMGRLEEFQDAIPLENWIPLKQKILKLTDDRSRNGARIAETLGLL, via the coding sequence ATGGCTGATCGGATAACACTGACGTCTTTCTCCCTCCGGTACTCCGAAGCCGCCGCGGAAGTGCTGTCATCGATATCGCTCGATGTTACCGGCGGAACGTGCTGCGCGATTCTGGGGCCGACAGGTGCGGGCAAATCATCGCTCCAACAGTGCCTCGCAGGCACGATGCGCCGTCATCACCCGGAGTGCGTTTCATCCGGCAGCATACAGATAGGCGACAGTTCCTTCGCCGGGCTTCCAAGCAACATCCTCTTCCCGACTGTCGGCCTCGTTTTGCAGGATCCCCACGTGCAGATTTCCGGTGTCCGCGATACCGTGCTCGACGAAGTTCTCTTCACGCTCGAAAATACCGGACAGGTCCCCGATGACCCCGAAGCCGAGCTCTTGCCTCTGCTCAGGAACCTCGGGATAGATCACCTGGCGACGCGAAAACCCACCAGTCTTTCGGGCGGCGAAACCCAACGAGTGGCTCTTGCCACCATCCTGGTCGCCAAACCGCGTGTTCTTCTCCTTGACGAGCCAACAACGGCCCTCGATCTGGCCGCACAGGACAAATTGCGCGGCATTCTCAAATCCATGAAAGTGACAACAACGATTGTTCTGGCGGACACACAACTGGACTTCGCGCTTGGCATCTGCGATCAGATCGTCGTCCTCGACCGCGGCAGAATAGTGTTCGACGGCACCCCCGGAGCATTCATGGGAAGGCTGGAGGAATTCCAGGACGCTATTCCGCTCGAGAACTGGATTCCTTTGAAGCAGAAGATTCTGAAGCTCACGGACGACCGCTCCCGAAATGGTGCGCGCATCGCAGAAACACTGGGCCTCCTATGA
- a CDS encoding energy-coupling factor ABC transporter ATP-binding protein translates to MSIGFRNVDFAYDEKSPILQDLSFSVDDGSFLLVIGQNGVGKSTLLKLLNGILKPTSGTVLVNGLATATEPTSRLAKEICVTFQNPADQIFSSTIRAEVEFGPKSLHRPNVSQLVTEALSLCCLDKLSSHHPYDLPAAERKLLTIASAVASGSPFLAFDEPSAGLSQLERSVLVRLLAHLKQTDRGLIVVSHDLGLLLPFATRVLILAKGTMVYFGDTKEVFERKELLRKAGLQLPLAHRLGSILEM, encoded by the coding sequence ATGAGCATTGGATTCCGAAACGTGGATTTTGCTTACGATGAGAAAAGTCCTATTCTCCAAGACCTCTCGTTTTCTGTTGACGACGGGAGTTTTCTTCTCGTCATCGGGCAGAATGGTGTCGGCAAGAGTACGCTCCTCAAGTTACTCAACGGTATCCTGAAACCCACAAGCGGGACAGTACTTGTCAACGGCCTTGCAACCGCGACTGAGCCGACGTCACGACTCGCGAAGGAGATCTGCGTTACCTTCCAGAATCCGGCCGACCAGATATTCTCTTCAACGATACGAGCTGAGGTCGAGTTTGGTCCAAAAAGCCTGCATCGACCGAACGTCAGTCAGCTGGTGACTGAGGCGCTCTCACTGTGCTGCCTCGACAAACTCTCCTCACATCACCCTTACGATCTGCCTGCGGCTGAGCGAAAACTCCTCACCATTGCGAGCGCAGTTGCGTCGGGATCTCCCTTCCTGGCCTTCGACGAACCAAGCGCGGGTCTTTCACAACTCGAGCGATCGGTGCTTGTACGCCTGCTGGCCCATCTGAAGCAGACTGACCGAGGGCTTATCGTCGTCTCGCACGATCTGGGCCTGCTGCTGCCATTTGCCACGAGAGTCCTGATTCTTGCAAAAGGCACGATGGTGTACTTCGGCGACACGAAGGAGGTATTCGAACGCAAGGAGCTTTTGCGAAAAGCCGGATTGCAGCTTCCGCTTGCTCATCGTCTCGGTTCAATTCTCGAAATGTAG